From the Candidatus Sulfotelmatobacter sp. genome, the window GGGGCGCCGGACCGCGCTCCGCGCGGTACCCGCGATTCGCCTGGCGGCACATGCGCGAGGTGTTCCGCGATTTGCGCGCGCGGGTGTATCCTCGTCGGGCACTTTCCCGGCGGTCAGGAGGAACCCATGAGCACTCCACGCGAAGACACACTCGCCGCTCCCGAAGCGGCTGAAACCGAATCCGCGGTACGAATCCTCCACAATTTCGTGGGCGGAAAGTGGCAGAAGTCCGACGCCACCGAGTTCGGAGACGTGCGCAATCCGGTCAATGACGAGCTGCTCGCCCGGGTTCCGCTGGGCGCCGCGAGCGACGTGGATCGCGCGGTCCAGGCCGCGCTCAAGGCTTTTCCGCTGTGGCGGAAGACGCCGCCCGTCAACCGGGTGAAGCCGCTGTTCGCGCTCAAGGCGCTGATGGAGCGACGCTTCGACGACATCGCCAGCACGATCACGCTCGAGCACGGCAAGACGCTCGACGAGTCGCGCAGCAGCGTCCGCCGTGCCATCGACAACGTGGACCTCGCGATCGGCATCCCCGACCGCATGATGGGTACCTCGCTCGAAGACATCGCCGCCGGCATCGACTGCCACGTGGTGCGCCAGCCGCTCGGGGTGTTCGCCGCCATCACGCCGTTCAACTTCCCGGCCATGGTGCCGATGTGGTTCCTTCCGCACGCGGTGGCGTGCGGCAACACCTTCATCGTGAAGCCCAGCGAGCGCGTGCCGCTCTCGCAGATCATGCTGTTCGAGCTGATGCACGAAGCGGGCTTCCCCGAGGGCGTGGTCAACCTGGTGCACGGCGGCAGGACCACCGTGGACGCGATTCTCGACCATCCGGGCATCGCCGGGGTTTCGTTTGTGGGCTCGACGCCGGTCGCTCACTACATCTACAAACGCGCCGCCGACAAGGGAAAGCGGGTGCAGGCACTGGGCGGCGCCAAGAACTTCGTGGTGGTGATGCCCGACGCGGAGATGGATCGGACCGCGCAGGTCTCGACCGAATCGTGCTTCGGCTGCGCAGGCGAGCGCTGCCTGGCCAACAGCGTGGTGCTGGCGGTGGGGGACGCCTACGAGCAGATCCGCGACCGGCTGGTCGCCGAGGCGAAGAAGATCGTGGTTGGCGACGGGCTCGAGGCCGGCGTCACCATGGGACCTCTGATCACCAGGCAGCATCGTGACAAGGTGCTCGGCTACATCGAGAAGGGCGTCGCCGAAGGCGCGAAACTGCTGCTGGATGGCCGCGGCTACCGGGATCCGAAGCATCCCAACGGTTACTTCGTGGGGCCGACGATCCTCGACGACGTGAGGCCGGAAATGACCGTCGGCCGCGAGGAGATCTTCGGACCGGTGCTGTGCCTGATGCGCGCCCGGGACTTCGACGACGCGGTGGCGATCGTGCGCAACCACGAGCTGGGCAACGCCACCAGCATCTTCACCACCAGCGGCAAATGGGCGCGGGAATATCGCTACCGCGTGGAGCCCGCGATGCTCGGCGTCAACATCGGCGTCGCGGCGCCGATGGCGTTCTTCCCATTCGGCGGCTCGAAGCAGAGCTTCTTCGGCGACCTCAAGGCGCATGGCCGCGACTCGATCGAGTTCTATACCGACAAGAAGGTGACCATCCAGCGATGGTTCTAGGGAGCGTGAGGAAGTCGGCGCTCCCGAAATCGCTGCTGTTCGGTACGCTGCTGGCGCTGGGGCCGGGGGTCTCGGGCGCCGCACCCGTGCCCGACTCCGCGCGCCTCGATCTCATGCGCGCCGAGGCCGCGCGCTGGAATCACTTCCGCGTGACCTCGGCGCTCGAGCGTCACGAGCTCGAACACCTGACGCTCGATTCGCTGGGCGTGATCCTTGCCGCCCCGCTGCGCCGCCCTGCCGTGATCGCGGGCGGTCCTGCGCCGCCGGTGCAGTCGAGCGTCATTCGCTGGTCCGACATCGATCGCATCGACGCCGGGCGATCGCACGCCATCAGCGGGTTCTTCCAGGGCGCGCTGGTCGGCGGGATGGCGGGTGTGACGGCAGGCTTCATCTACGCCAACAACGCCGAGGGGGAAGCGGCGCTGGGCGCGGTCAGCGCGCCGCTTGTCGGGATCCTGCTCGGCGGATTCGTCGGAGCCTCGATCGGCGGTTCGCCGAAGTGGGAGACGTTCTACCCCTAGGCTCCGTCGGGAAAGGCCGCACGAGCACGTTAGGAGTGCCGGTGGGCCAGACGGAGCCCGGGCGGTCGGGTCTAGGGCTGTTTCGAGCCCAGCGCCGCCAGCTCGCGCCTGATCCGGGCGACATTGTGGTCGCGGTTGTCCGGATTGCCGATCGCTCGCGCCGATTCGAGCGCCTGCTCGAGGCACGTGCGCGCGCCCGCAGAGTCCCCCGCGGCGATCATGGCCTCGGCCCGGGTCCGCTGCAGCCAGGAACGCCCGAGCGGTCCGGTCACGTGGGCGAGGCCGCGATCGCAGGCGGCGATCGCCTGATCGTAGTGACCCGCGATCTGCTCGACTTGCGCCCGCCGCAACGAGGCGTTGTAGTTGGAGGGCATGGCATGTTCGGAGGCTTGCAACGCCGCGAGCACGCGCGGCAGCTCGCTCGAGTCCACCAGCGCGTCGACGCGGGCGATGTCGAGCGCCGAGCGCTCGTTGTCGTCGCCGGGCGGGATGGCGTCGATCTCGTCCAGCCATCGATGACTGAGCTGCAGCGCGCGCGTCGTGTCTCCACGCGACTGCGCGGCCATGATGAGCTGCTGGTAGAGCTGAAAGCGGTGGTCGCG encodes:
- a CDS encoding CoA-acylating methylmalonate-semialdehyde dehydrogenase translates to MSTPREDTLAAPEAAETESAVRILHNFVGGKWQKSDATEFGDVRNPVNDELLARVPLGAASDVDRAVQAALKAFPLWRKTPPVNRVKPLFALKALMERRFDDIASTITLEHGKTLDESRSSVRRAIDNVDLAIGIPDRMMGTSLEDIAAGIDCHVVRQPLGVFAAITPFNFPAMVPMWFLPHAVACGNTFIVKPSERVPLSQIMLFELMHEAGFPEGVVNLVHGGRTTVDAILDHPGIAGVSFVGSTPVAHYIYKRAADKGKRVQALGGAKNFVVVMPDAEMDRTAQVSTESCFGCAGERCLANSVVLAVGDAYEQIRDRLVAEAKKIVVGDGLEAGVTMGPLITRQHRDKVLGYIEKGVAEGAKLLLDGRGYRDPKHPNGYFVGPTILDDVRPEMTVGREEIFGPVLCLMRARDFDDAVAIVRNHELGNATSIFTTSGKWAREYRYRVEPAMLGVNIGVAAPMAFFPFGGSKQSFFGDLKAHGRDSIEFYTDKKVTIQRWF